A genomic window from Aethina tumida isolate Nest 87 chromosome 4, icAetTumi1.1, whole genome shotgun sequence includes:
- the LOC109596887 gene encoding kelch-like protein diablo, translating into MGGGEMTGGGGVGAVSGGERPPSPARLSHTSEKHPKTTLTELNLLRRHRELCDVVLNVGSRKIFAHRVILSACSPYFRAMFTGELAESRQTEVTIRDIDELAMDLLIDFCYTSHIIVEESNVQMLLPAACLLQLTEIQDICCEFLKRQLDPSNCLGIRAFADTHSCRELLRIADKFTQHNFQEVMESEEFLLLPVGQLVDIISSDELNVRTEEQVYNAVMSWVKYNVSDRRQHLPQVLQHVRLPLLSPKFLVGTVGSDLLVRSDESCRDLVDEAKNYLLLPQERPLMQGPRTRPRKPTRRGEVLFAVGGWCSGDAIASVEKFDPTTMEWKMVAPMSKRRCGVGVAVLNDLLYAVGGHDGQSYLNSIERYDPQTDQWSCDVAPTTSCRTSVGVAVLDNLLYAVGGQDGVQCLNHVERYDPKENKWTKVAPMTTRRLGVAVAVLGGYLYAIGGSDGQSPLNTVERYDPRHNKWTLVSPMSTRRKHLGCAVFNNLIYAVGGRDDCMELSSAERYNPHTNTWSPIVAMTSRRSGVGLAVVNGQLYAVGGFDGTAYLKSIEFYDTEQNQWRLCSSMNYRRLGGGVGVMRAPQTENRIW; encoded by the exons ATGGGCGGCGGGGAGATGACCGGTGGCGGTGGCGTGGGCGCGGTGAGCGGCGGCGAGAGGCCGCCCTCGCCCGCCCGTCTGTCGCACACTTCAGAAAAACATCCGAAGACGACGCTGACGGAGCTCAATTTGCTGCGGAGGCACCGCGAACTGTGCGATGTGGTGCTGAACGTCGGCTCCAGGAAGATCTTCGCCCATCGCGTCATCCTGAGCGCCTGCAGTCCGTATTTTAGGGCTATGTTTACAG GAGAGTTGGCGGAATCGAGGCAAACTGAGGTGACGATAAGGGACATAGATGAACTGGCCATGGATTTGCTAATAGACTTCTGTTACACGTCGCACATAATCGTGGAGGAGTCGAACGTGCAGATGTTATTGCCGGCTGCCTGTCTCCTTCAACTGACGGAAATCCAGGATATTTGTTGTGAGTTCCTGAAGCGACAGCTGGATCCGTCCAATTGTTTGGGCATCAGGGCTTTCGCCGACACGCACTCCTGCAGGGAATTGCTGCGCATAGCCGACAAGTTTACACAGCACAACTTCCAAGAG gTGATGGAGTCGGAGGAGTTCTTGCTGCTACCAGTAGGCCAACTGGTGGACATAATATCTAGTGACGAGCTGAACGTGCGAACCGAGGAGCAGGTGTACAATGCGGTGATGTCGTGGGTGAAGTACAACGTAAGCGACCGTCGCCAACACTTGCCGCAAGTGTTGCAGCACGTGCGCCTACCGCTGCTCAGTCCGAAGTTTTTAGTGGGCACCGTGGGCTCCGATTTATTGGTGAGATCCGACGAATCGTGCAGGGACTTGGTCGATGAGGCCAAGAACTATCTGCTGCTACCGCAGGAGCGACCCCTGATGCAGGGGCCGAGGACCCGACCGCGGAAACCCACGAGGAGAG GAGAGGTGTTATTTGCGGTCGGAGGCTGGTGCAGTGGAGACGCCATTGCGTCGGTCGAGAAGTTCGATCCAACCACCATGGAGTGGAAAATGGTGGCGCCGATGAGTAAACGTCGCTGTGGCGTGGGCGTGGCCGTCCTCAATGATCTCCTGTACGCCGTGGGTGGACACGACGGACAAAGTTATCTCAACAGCATTGAAAG ATACGATCCTCAGACTGATCAGTGGTCATGCGATGTGGCCCCCACGACATCTTGCCGCACTAGCGTAGGCGTGGCCGTCTTGGACAACCTGTTGTACGCCGTCGGAGGCCAAGATGGAGTGCAGTGTCTGAACCACGTGGAACGGTACGACCCTAAAGAGAACAAGTGGACTAAGGTGGCACCGATGACGACGCGTCGCTTGGGCGTTGCCGTCGCTGTGCTGGGCGGTTACTTGTACGCCATAGGAGGTTCAGACGGACAATCACCACTGAACACTGTCGAAAGATACGACCCACGACACAACAAATGGACCCTCGTCAGCCCTATGTCGACGAGGCGCAAACACCTGGGGTGTGCCGTcttcaacaatttaatatacgcGGTGGGCGGCAGAGACGACTGCATGGAACTGAGCAGCGCTGAAAGGTACAACCCTCACACCAACACCTGGAGCCCCATCGTCGCCATGACGTCCCGAAGAAGCGGG GTTGGACTGGCGGTGGTGAACGGACAACTGTACGCGGTGGGCGGTTTCGACGGCACTGCCTACCTAAAATCCATCGAGTTCTACGACACGGAACAGAACCAGTGGCGGTTGTGCAGTTCGATGAACTATCGGCGGCTGGGCGGCGGTGTGGGCGTG
- the LOC109596898 gene encoding uncharacterized protein LOC109596898 isoform X1 produces the protein MDGRVLSVQSHVVHGYVGNKSAVFPLQLLGFDVDNINSVQLSNHTGYKSFAGQVLTDKDLVQLSTGLIDNGLDEYSHILSGYIGSSSFLYEVTKLVTHLRTKNPDICYVCDPVMGDNGKLYVPQELVTIYKEFVVPLATILTPNLFEAELLTDLKINSVEDVWKAIEILHGRGCPTVVISSADLGDGELHVFASHKGADVKRVTMKIPKIPAQFTGTGDLFAALFLAWMYKTQDLKESVEKTIASLQAVLTRTYEHVLVSGKEMNVKNLELKLIQSKKDIEEPQIKYEAEIVD, from the exons ATGGACGGGCGAGTGTTGTCGGTGCAAAGTCACGTAGTGCACGGTTACGTGGGCAATAAAAGTGCAGTTTTTCCTTTACAA TTACTGGGCTTTGATGTAGACAACATTAATTCGGTGCAATTATCCAACCACACTGGTTACAAAAGTTTTGCTGGTCAGGTGCTAACTGATAAGGATTTAGTACAGTTAAGCACAGGACTAATTGATAATGGCTTAGATGAGTATTCTCACATTTTATCTGGTTATATTGGTTCATCGTCATTTTTGTATGAAGTCACCAAGCTAGTCACACATTTGCGGACCAAAAATCCAGACATCTGCTatg tttGTGATCCTGTAATGGGAGACAATGGTAAATTATACGTACCTCAAGAGCTAGTCACCATCTATAAGGAGTTTGTAGTCCCCCTGGCCACCATTCTCACCCCAAACCTATTTGAAGCTGAGCTCCTAACTGACCTGAAAATCAACAGTGTGGAAGACGTCTGGAAAGCCATCGAAATCTTACATGGCAGAGGTTGCCCCACTGTTGTAATATCATCCGCAGACCTCGGCGACGGAGAGCTCCACGTCTTCGCCAGCCACAAAG GTGCGGACGTTAAAAGGGTGACAATGAAGATCCCAAAGATTCCCGCACAGTTCACAGGCACCGGGGATCTATTTGCCGCCCTGTTTTTGGCATGGATGTACAAAACTCAAGACCTTAAAGAGTCTGTGGAGAAAACAATAGCTTCTTTACAAGCTGTCCTGACCAGAACTTATGAACATG ttttagtttcaGGCAAAGAAATGAACGTAAAGAACTTGGAGTTGAAGTTGATACAAAGTAAAAAGGATATTGAAGAGCCTCAGATCAAGTATGAGGCTGaaattgttgattaa
- the LOC109596898 gene encoding pyridoxal kinase isoform X2 → MDGRVLSVQSHVVHGYVGNKSAVFPLQLLGFDVDNINSVQLSNHTGYKSFAGQVLTDKDLVQLSTGLIDNGLDEYSHILSGYIGSSSFLYEVTKLVTHLRTKNPDICYVCDPVMGDNGKLYVPQELVTIYKEFVVPLATILTPNLFEAELLTDLKINSVEDVWKAIEILHGRGCPTVVISSADLGDGELHVFASHKGADVKRVTMKIPKIPAQFTGTGDLFAALFLAWMYKTQDLKESVEKTIASLQAVLTRTYEHVSGKEMNVKNLELKLIQSKKDIEEPQIKYEAEIVD, encoded by the exons ATGGACGGGCGAGTGTTGTCGGTGCAAAGTCACGTAGTGCACGGTTACGTGGGCAATAAAAGTGCAGTTTTTCCTTTACAA TTACTGGGCTTTGATGTAGACAACATTAATTCGGTGCAATTATCCAACCACACTGGTTACAAAAGTTTTGCTGGTCAGGTGCTAACTGATAAGGATTTAGTACAGTTAAGCACAGGACTAATTGATAATGGCTTAGATGAGTATTCTCACATTTTATCTGGTTATATTGGTTCATCGTCATTTTTGTATGAAGTCACCAAGCTAGTCACACATTTGCGGACCAAAAATCCAGACATCTGCTatg tttGTGATCCTGTAATGGGAGACAATGGTAAATTATACGTACCTCAAGAGCTAGTCACCATCTATAAGGAGTTTGTAGTCCCCCTGGCCACCATTCTCACCCCAAACCTATTTGAAGCTGAGCTCCTAACTGACCTGAAAATCAACAGTGTGGAAGACGTCTGGAAAGCCATCGAAATCTTACATGGCAGAGGTTGCCCCACTGTTGTAATATCATCCGCAGACCTCGGCGACGGAGAGCTCCACGTCTTCGCCAGCCACAAAG GTGCGGACGTTAAAAGGGTGACAATGAAGATCCCAAAGATTCCCGCACAGTTCACAGGCACCGGGGATCTATTTGCCGCCCTGTTTTTGGCATGGATGTACAAAACTCAAGACCTTAAAGAGTCTGTGGAGAAAACAATAGCTTCTTTACAAGCTGTCCTGACCAGAACTTATGAACATG tttcaGGCAAAGAAATGAACGTAAAGAACTTGGAGTTGAAGTTGATACAAAGTAAAAAGGATATTGAAGAGCCTCAGATCAAGTATGAGGCTGaaattgttgattaa